From Aedes albopictus strain Foshan chromosome 1, AalbF5, whole genome shotgun sequence, one genomic window encodes:
- the LOC134290250 gene encoding mucin-3A-like, giving the protein MDFFPFITVAYEDETQSTTFSSSLPTYSVPSSVTLTNYPAPNEIELAALHRLITQKADQERKRVDVPIDTSVISNSTVHSVSGVSSVEPPVTTVGAPAAMFASAPVKPKADSSSTVSVTTTNSANPAPNVTATTTTASIATTASITTSTINAIAVAPAYDAPPITSTIEIHETATPTQAPTTSTFIAGIASSKPPTAPLINEQAIQAYTGFYQTDYVTNSI; this is encoded by the exons ATGGACTTTTTCCCGTTTATAACAGTGGCGTACGAGGATGAA ACGCAATCAACAACCTTCAGTTCGAGTTTACCAACGTATTCGGTTCCTTCATCGGTCACGCTGACGAACTATCCGGCGCCAAACGAGATCGAACTAGCAGCACTTCATCGCCTAATCACCCAGAAAGCAGATCAGGAAAGAAAAAGAGTTGATGTTCCGATAGATACATCCGTTATTTCGAATAGTACAGTTCATTCCGTTTCAGGCGTGTCGTCCGTTGAACCGCCAGTGACAACCGTCGGCGCTCCTGCTGCTATGTTTGCCTCTGCTCCCGTTAAACCAAAGGCAGATAGCTCATCTACTGTTTCTGTCACCACCACCAATTCTGCCAACCCCGCCCCCAACGTTACTGCCACCACCACTACCGCCTCCATCGCCACCACCGCCTCCATCACTACCAGCACCATAAATGCTATTGCCGTCGCTCCCGCCTATGATGCCCCACCAATCACCAGCACTATCGAAATTCATGAAACCGCCACCCCAACTCAAGCCCCAACCACCAGCACGTTTATCGCTGGAATCGCCTCGTCAAAACCGCCCACCGCTCCACTTATCAATGAACAAGCTATTCAAGCTTATACgg